ACTCAAGTTGATTTGAATCCGGAAGGTGCTAAAGACTTGGCGTATGAACTGGGAACCTTAGGCACTAATTTATTTCTTCTTTTGGCCACCGCCGAAGACGATAAACCTATGTTGACCTGCTATATTTCAAAAGAATTGGTTGAAAACAAAGGCTTAAATGCCGGACAAGTAGTTCGCGAATTGGGCAAATACATTCAAGGTGGCGGAGGCGGACAACCGTATTTTGCTACAGCTGGTGGAAAGCATGTAGCCGGAATCAAAGAGGCCCTTGAAAAAGCACTAGATTTCGTTAAATAATATTTAGTAAACTGTAATATAAAAAACCCTTTCAAGCATTAATTGAAAGGGTTTTGTTGTAGTATATACGTTCGTAAAGTGCTATAGAACAGAAATATTTGCCGTATATCGAAATACTTTTTTGTTTCTGTAGTGGTTCTATACATTTGGATTGTATTAGAGAAATCCCAAATTTATCTGTGCCACAAATAGACCTACTATGAGAAATGCTATAAAATTACTTTGTATTGTTGCTATCGTAAGCTTAACTTTTGCTTCTTGTTCAACCGATAGTGATGGTAATCAATCAAAATTACTTAAAAGACTAGTGGAGGTTTCCAATGATGGTTCTTCTACGGAAACGGTATTTACTTATGACGGAAACAAAATCATAAGCAGTAACAGTGATGCCAAAACAACCGAGTTTACTTATACCAATAATTTGATTACAACGATTGTTGAGGTTGACAATGCTACACTAGTTCAAAACAAATTAGACTATACGTACGATAATAATCAATTGGTAAAAGTGGTTTCTTCAACCAATTATGAAATGCATTACAGTCACAATGCTAACGGTACGGTGACTTATGAAAAAACTACCAAAGATTCAGCTAACAATGAAGTAAAACTTTATCACGGCGTTTTATATTTTCAAAACGGAAATCTTACAAAAGACGAAAGAACGTTTGATGATACTGCAGCTAACGTAAATTCGACACAAAAAGTAACGTATCAATATGATTCAAAAAGCAATCCGTTAGTTAACATCTTGGGATTTAATAAATTGTTAGATCAGTCTGCTACAATGTCAGCCAACAATATTGCTGCTATTAACAAAGCTTCAACGGTTATTTATACAGATACCGATCAAATTATTTCATCCAATGATCTTTACGAAAGTGCTTTTAAATACGATGCGGACAACTATCCTTCAGAAATAGTTTCAGAAAAACCGCTTTTTGGCACTGAAAATTCAAATCATTTAAAAACACAGTTTTTTTATAATTAATTTCAGTTAGCTTTGTAGTAAAGTATCTGAATTAGTATGCAGTTTTCTACCAAAGTTCCTATTTCTAAAAGCCATCATCCTATTGATTATCAATCAAGATTAGTGTCTTTAGGTTCTTGCTTTGCCGAAAATATCGGAGCCAAATTCCACCACTTTAAATTTCAAAATTCGGTTAATCCTTTTGGTATTATCTTCAATCCGGTTTCTATCGAAAAACTGCTGTCCCGGGATGTTAACCAACAGCCATTCACTAACGAGGATGTTTTTTTTCACAACGATTTGTGGCATTGCTACGAAGTTCATTCAGCATTAAGTCACCCGGATAAAGAAGTTTTTTTAAAAAATTTGAATCAAAAAGTTTCTGATTTTCAGCTTCAAATTTCCAAAGCAACTCATTGTCTAATTACCTATGGCACCTCGTGGGTTTATAAACTAAAAACATCCAACGAAGTTGTGGCTAATTGTCATAAAGTGGCGCAGAACCAATTCGATAAAGAAATCCTTTCAGTAACCACTATTGAAAATTCGATACAAAATACTGTAGGTTTAATTCAAAAAATAAACCCAGACTGTCAAATCATTTTTACTGTTTCACCGGTGCGTCATCTCAAAGACGGTTTTGTCGAAAACCAACGCAGTAAAGCCCACTTGATTACGGCAATTCAACAAATCCTAAATCCTAACTCCTCATTCCTGAATTATTTTCCCAGCTACGAAATTCTAATGGACGAACTTCGGGATTACCGTTTTTATACCGAAGACATGTTGCATCCTAATCCAACTGCTATTGATTACATATGGGAGCGCTTCGCCTCAACTCATATCGCTGATACTTGTATTCCGGTTATGGCTGAAGTGGACACTATTCAAAAAGCTTTAGCACATCGTCCTTTCAATCCCAATACCGAAAGCCATCAAAAGTTTTTGACTAATCTTAACCAAAAGATTATCAAGCTTCAAGAGCAGTTTCCACAGCTTCAATTTTAACAATATACGTCATTTGCCGTATTTCTTACTGTAGGTTTTAAATATAGGTTTGCTAAGTAATTAACAACCTGTATCATGAAAATTTTAAAAACCATTGTAGTAATCACTTTTCTGGTGATGTGCGCTACTCCAGCCTTAGCTCAAAGGCCGGTACTTACGGATGAAGAAGAAGTTTCAAACACCGTAATCAAAGAAATCGATGAGGTATTTCATGCCGAAGATTTTACCAAAAGGAAAAACAAAAAATTTCCCGATGTCAAAGGCACCATGGTCATTGACATTGGCATAGTACAAAACGGAAAGGTCTCTTCTTTCTTTAAAGTTGACAGCGACATCAAGAACATTGACTTCATCAATTTCATGTCGGATTACATTCTGCAACACAAATTTCAATTCAAATTACAAAAACAACAACGGTATAAAATACGCTATACCGCTACTTTTTAACAACCTAACAATAAAAACAATAAGAACATGAAAAAAAGTACTTTAGTAATGATGACACTGGTTTTAGCGGTCACATTACCGGCAAATGCCCAATTTGGGAAACTATTAGGCAAAGGCAAATCAGCCGGAAAAAAATCAGGAAGTTTTGCTACCGTTTGGGAATCTGAGTTTGATAACAAAGCAACTCGTTTGGCTTTGTGTGATGGCGATGGTCAATACATAATCGGAACCGATGACAATTCGGCTTCAGTGATTGATGCCAACGGTAAAGCCATTTGGAACGGTGATTATAAAAAATTAACGACCAACAAAACCAACAATTCAGAATACCAATACACCATTTGGAAAGAAAAAGGCGGTTATTTATTTCTGTTTGACAAAAGAAGTTTAGGAACCGATAGAGTTGCAGTACTTGATT
Above is a genomic segment from Flavobacterium phycosphaerae containing:
- a CDS encoding GSCFA domain-containing protein, coding for MQFSTKVPISKSHHPIDYQSRLVSLGSCFAENIGAKFHHFKFQNSVNPFGIIFNPVSIEKLLSRDVNQQPFTNEDVFFHNDLWHCYEVHSALSHPDKEVFLKNLNQKVSDFQLQISKATHCLITYGTSWVYKLKTSNEVVANCHKVAQNQFDKEILSVTTIENSIQNTVGLIQKINPDCQIIFTVSPVRHLKDGFVENQRSKAHLITAIQQILNPNSSFLNYFPSYEILMDELRDYRFYTEDMLHPNPTAIDYIWERFASTHIADTCIPVMAEVDTIQKALAHRPFNPNTESHQKFLTNLNQKIIKLQEQFPQLQF